The genomic region TAAACTGGGAATCTGACTTATATGTTTTTAGGATATTTTGATAAACATTGTTTAATTCTTTATCTGCTTCCGCAAATTCTGCGTAGGCATCTTGATTTAATTCAGTTTGTGTTTGGGCAACAGCATTTAAGCTAAAACAGAATAATGCGATAAATACTAGTTTCATTTTATAAATGATTTAAAAATTAGTGTCATAATAATCAGGATTTATAGGCTTTTTTTAATGATTTTTAGCGGAATGCGTTGTAAAAAATGATCGATACGTCTTTTGTTTTCCTGCTGTAATAAAGAGGGATATAAGTTCATTAAAACATTCATAAACACAATCCATGCAGAGAAGATAAATTCTGCACGAAGCACTTTTAATGTAGCAAAGAACATGACAAAGAAAAAACCAATAAAATGACTTATTTCAGCAAAGGTCATTTCTTGTCTTAAATCAATTAATTCTTTAGTTGTCGCTTTATTTTTTAGCTGTAGCTTAGGATTAAAAAATTTAAAGAACGTATTTTTTACAATCCATTTAAAAATGCTTAAACCAATAAACTTGTTCAACTTTGTACTCCTTATACAGTTAATATTTGATAATTTTCCGTAAAATTCTGTTTTACTTAGAGCAAAATTTATAATCATGCCAACGATCCAGGAAATAAAACAAATTGAAATACTGAAAGTAAGATATTTTAAAGTCATCTAATTTTCTTCGCTAAATTTGGTCATGTATGCTGCTTAATTTTAATTATAGTTTATTCTACAGCCTTATTAAGAAAGTGATTAAAAGGCAGCAAACATTTATAGATTTCTATCAATTGTCTTTCCAGATCATTTTGCTCCCAAAATTCGTTCTTAACGGGATGAATCATTGCGTAACTTTTATG from Zunongwangia profunda SM-A87 harbors:
- a CDS encoding glycosyl-4,4'-diaponeurosporenoate acyltransferase CrtO family protein, yielding MTLKYLTFSISICFISWIVGMIINFALSKTEFYGKLSNINCIRSTKLNKFIGLSIFKWIVKNTFFKFFNPKLQLKNKATTKELIDLRQEMTFAEISHFIGFFFVMFFATLKVLRAEFIFSAWIVFMNVLMNLYPSLLQQENKRRIDHFLQRIPLKIIKKSL